A single genomic interval of Helicoverpa zea isolate HzStark_Cry1AcR chromosome 19, ilHelZeax1.1, whole genome shotgun sequence harbors:
- the LOC124639848 gene encoding separin yields MEDFDVFTNEINFTKPLFKNILNKYVNEVPSTPNGPNYQSGRKLMAEECLSDNDDVGCAFHLSEAASASLRTMAVYRDEQLKTAENKLHKITSYIKPIKDLVDLNPISKTDKKLLDILSEGTDDITNVLDSFAIEDEMPFYKRYLHFSKENNVDNFLKILKELPKEWTVVQLTVPYNPNENLKPLIEYRTEVDSIYLSMFTNDYLDDTPLGPVTVHIPANITKEGERPLFTELYSLLDENYKTIDNAQFLNNKRLVQNYWSRREDIDLRMKSVINVMDKEWLGGWGSLLTGKLVDSSLKEKVVKLVDTTIQDWGFIRLTQKQKILLYNLIESCPVLQSQQIKTCIRRILTEHGNTEDVRRVLNFECGSCTKEFRFLNELCLKCLSKSFEKIHHFGLVDGIRAFSQAAMQVKDNDEWAGLKKAKRHPVILIVDEMLDTFPWETLPILNQHPVSRMENIHFLYYLYKIHESKIVDGYFAAKCDVGRYVINPEKNLDRMENRMTSFVEYWCPEWKGHVGEPPSPADFIAHLSEADVFLYCGHGDGCQLAARGGGAGVEQARGSALCVLSGCGSVRLAAPAPRAPPAAAHHHLHIAACPMVVGMLWEVTDLEVDKVVSTLLSLYVPSEAPLPWHSVGKAKWSNKILDTTSDQKGQTIHERDILRAVCRARGSTNYVMIASSVVARGLPLRIRE; encoded by the exons ATGGAGGATTTCGATGTATTTACCAATGAAATAAACTTTACGAAGCCCTTATTCAAGAACATACTAAACAAATACGTGAATGAAGTGCCTTCGACTCCCAACGGACCGAATTATCAGA GTGGTCGGAAACTGATGGCTGAAGAATGCTTGTCGGACAATGATGACGTTGGTTGTGCATTCCATTTGAGTGAGGCGGCGTCCGCTTCTCTGAGGACTATGGCTGTTTATAGAGATGAACAGTTAAAGACTGCTG AAAATAAACTGCACAAAATAACAAGCTACATAAAACCAATAAAGGATTTGGTTGATTTAAATCCAAT ATCAAAGACTGACAAAAAACTACTAGATATACTATCAGAAGGGACGGATGACATAACAAATGTTTTGGACTCATTCGCCATAGAAGATGAGATGCCGTTTTACAAGAGGTATCTTCACTTCTCCAAGGAAAATAATGTGGACAACTTTCTGAAGATTTTGAAAGAACTACCAAAAG AATGGACCGTGGTACAATTGACTGTACCATACAACCCGAACGAGAATCTGAAGCCTCTTATAGAGTATAGAACAGAGGTGGACTCAATATATTTGAGCATGTTCACCAATGATTACTTAGATGATACGCCATTGGGTCCTGTTACTGTGCATATACCGGCTAATATTACTAAag AAGGCGAGAGACCCCTATTCACGGAACTATACTCGTTGCTAGACGAAAACTACAAGACTATAGATAACGCACAGTTTTTGAACAACAAACGATTGGTTCAAAACTATTGGAGTCGACGGGAGGACATTGATTTGCGTATGAAG AGTGTAATAAATGTGATGGATAAAGAATGGCTTGGTGGTTGGGGCAGTTTGCTCACTGGCAAACTTGTAGACAGTAGTTTGAAGGAAAAGGTGGTGAAGTTAGTAGATACCACTATACAGGATTGGgg TTTCATCCGCctgacacaaaaacaaaaaatcctgCTATACAACCTCATAGAAAGCTGTCCAGTGTTGCAATCACAACAAATTAAAACCTGCATTCGAAGAATATTGACGGAACATGGCAACACTGAAGATGTTCGACGagttttaaatttcgaatgtGGCAGTTGTACTAAGGAGTTTCGATTTTTAAACGaactttgtttaaaatgtttgtcgaaGAGTTTTGAAAAGATACATCATTTTGGTTTGGTTGATGGTATTAGGGCGTTTTCTCAGGCTGCTATGCAAGTGAAAGATAATGATGAATGGGCTGGTTTGAAGAAGGCTAAACGGCATCCTGTTATACTTATTGTGGATGAG ATGCTTGACACATTCCCATGGGAAACATTGCCCATATTGAACCAGCATCCGGTCTCTCGTATGGAAAATATTCACTTCTTATACTACTTGTATAAGATACACGAGAGTAAAATTGTCGACGGATACTTTGCCGCCAAATGTGATGTTGGCAGATACGTTATTAATCCAG AGAAGAATCTGGACCGCATGGAGAATCGTATGACATCGTTCGTAGAGTACTGGTGTCCCGAGTGGAAGGGGCACGTCGGAGAGCCGCCTTCTCCGGCTGACTTCATCGCGCATCTTAGTGAAGCTGATGTGTTCTT ATACTGCGGCCACGGCGACGGATGCCAGCTAGCAGCTCGAGGCGGGGGCGCCGGCGTGGAGCAGGCGCGGGGCTCCGCCCTGTGCGTGCTGTCGGGCTGCGGCTCCGTGCGACTCGCGGCGCCCGCACCCCGGGCTCCGCCCGCCGCCGCACATCATCATCTGCATATTGCTGCCTG CCCCATGGTGGTGGGTATGCTATGGGAGGTGACAGACTTGGAAGTGGACAAGGTAGTGAGCACTCTGCTGTCGCTGTACGTGCCGTCTGAAGCGCCCTTACCCTGGCACAGCGTGGGGAAGGCCAAGTGGAGTAATAAAATACtag ACACAACATCAGACCAAAAAGGTCAGACAATACACGAACGAGATATTCTCCGCGCCGTGTGCCGAGCTCGCGGCTCCACCAACTACGTCATGATAGCCAGCAGTGTCGTCGCTAGGGGCTTGCCTCTTAGGATACGagaataa
- the LOC124639406 gene encoding egalitarian protein homolog: MESMEYELARNLTLLFFVERLLDKGEPRTLHDLSCQFGAKGFTKEMRQIAGGSQSGLKKFLAQYPALFSIDGDYVDINTFQKHLSGAGASSNNDYIEEAKEYFAGKMVQYGEGTEVPIKSLLGHRSQASPQVRHISGQRIKEFKDFLLKHPDTFQIIDDNVVLVSENHRRGNAHTNSEQFHNLPVANINTDTAQQLLDYVAQCIEAKGPVMVDQLFHLIVSRFPQEYWYQMFKSPADLSAFLKIFSDSFHVQSNLVTLISKPKIPVMYLNAKAKAKTDVPKPVVEEKPASPIPLTVESPTPSDGKKSPANRILSPIESPRGPQANIANQTLKQRINSIVIKNLAENMVRDRVNNHLNARSAEETNGTPSLRNNLMGEAWRQKVLQCTTVIANVRECATLIESIMVPKRNAKNIVSFDCEGINLGLKGVLTLCQIATMNGEVYILDIMACPGMVVEGKIKELLESENVVKIIHDCRNDSVNLHNQFEIVLKNVFDTQAAHAVLQLQQQGVPVYKVKNLSLNALCELYNAPMNPMKEQLKNVYRRDQRYWARRPLTKDMIIYSASDVLSLVNPAIYAYMSSNIKPENQQLFEELSNEQVFMHIQPTEVKLRKRQRKINTEVGELKQKLAETTKNIVLSNREIRLLRYIELTEEEKEKLKGCHKISKKLEKLEAIGHDKDSDSDDDERENEMASLESNPSDPISSPHSTQPPSLTESMQMMDEILSDTNMDKVEKINRLEAILSAVAPLSGELEDKFSQTMEQTLPLLKNKDWSNLSQILNLGEPDRKSCSCSCRCHNSNTYDEVKCNDLNETKKTEVGSQTLSTGDIVITRIHFREEDKANERILDASPLSKRVGINNMS, from the coding sequence ATGGAATCAATGGAATATGAGCTCGCTAGGAACCTTACTCTGTTGTTCTTCGTGGAACGCCTGCTCGACAAAGGCGAGCCGCGCACGTTGCACGATCTTTCCTGCCAGTTTGGTGCCAAAGGATTCACCAAGGAGATGCGACAGATCGCTGGCGGGTCGCAGTCGGGCCTCAAGAAGTTCCTGGCTCAGTACCCGGCGTTGTTCAGCATAGACGGGGACTATGTTGATATCAACACGTTCCAGAAGCATCTGAGCGGGGCTGGCGCCTCCTCCAACAACGACTACATCGAGGAAGCGAAGGAGTACTTCGCGGGCAAGATGGTGCAGTACGGCGAGGGCACCGAGGTGCCCATCAAGAGCCTGCTCGGGCACAGGAGCCAGGCCTCCCCGCAGGTGCGTCACATCTCCGGTCAGAGGATCAAGGAGTTCAAGGACTTCCTGCTGAAGCATCCGGACACCTTCCAGATCATCGATGACAACGTCGTTCTAGTCAGTGAGAATCATAGGAGAGGTAACGCACACACAAATTCTGAACAATTCCACAATCTACCTGTAGCTAATATAAACACAGACACTGCCCAGCAGTTGCTAGACTATGTTGCACAGTGCATAGAGGCTAAGGGCCCCGTCATGGTCGACCAGCTCTTCCACTTAATAGTGTCCCGTTTTCCACAAGAATACTGGTATCAAATGTTCAAGTCCCCGGCAGATTTGAGCgcgttcttaaaaatattttcagactcATTCCATGTTCAGTCGAACCTGGTCACACTAATTAGTAAACCAAAAATACCTGTTATGTATCTTAATGCAAAAGCTAAAGCAAAGACTGATGTACCAAAGCCTGTGGTCGAGGAAAAGCCCGCATCCCCGATTCCCCTCACAGTCGAGAGTCCCACTCCATCAGATGGCAAAAAGAGCCCCGCAAACAGAATACTCAGTCCTATTGAATCTCCCCGAGGACCTCAAGCTAATATTGCGAACCAGACTCTGAAGCAAAGAATCAATTCCATTGTCATAAAGAATTTGGCAGAGAACATGGTGCGTGACAGAGTCAATAATCATCTGAATGCGCGAAGTGCTGAAGAAACAAATGGTACTCCGAGCCTAAGGAATAATCTGATGGGTGAGGCGTGGCGTCAGAAGGTGCTCCAGTGCACAACCGTCATAGCTAATGTAAGGGAATGTGCCACGCTCATTGAAAGCATTATGGTGCCTAAACGCAATGCTAAGAATATTGTATCCTTTGACTGCGAAGGAATAAACCTTGGCCTCAAAGGAGTTTTGACGTTGTGTCAAATAGCCACCATGAATGGTGAAGTGTACATATTAGATATAATGGCATGCCCCGGCATGGTTGTGGAGGGTAAAATTAAGGAATTATTAGAGAGCGAAAATGTAGTTAAAATTATACATGACTGCAGGAATGACTCAGTCAATTTACACAATCAGTTCGAGATTGTTTTGAAGAATGTTTTTGATACACAGGCTGCTCATGCTGTGTTGCAGTTGCAACAACAGGGTGTGCCTGTTTACAAAGTCAAGAATTTAAGCCTGAATGCCTTATGTGAATTGTATAATGCACCCATGAACCCCATGAAGGAACAGTTGAAGAATGTATACCGCAGGGACCAACGCTATTGGGCAAGAAGACCTCTGACAAAAGATATGATAATCTACTCTGCTTCAGATGTCCTGTCTTTAGTAAATCCAGCAATATATGCATACATGTCCAGCAACATCAAACCAGAGAATCAGCAGCTATTTGAGGAACTGAGCAATGAGCAAGTATTCATGCACATTCAACCAACTGAAGTTAAATTGCGTAAGAGACAGCGCAAAATAAACACAGAAGTTGGTGAGCTGAAGCAGAAATTGGCTGAAACAACCAAAAACATTGTATTGAGCAACAGGGAAATTAGACTGCTCAGATACATTGAACTCACAGAAGAGGAGAAAGAGAAACTGAAGGGCTGTCACAAAATCTCCAAGAAATTGGAGAAACTTGAAGCTATTGGGCATGACAAGGACTCTGattcagatgatgatgaaagggaAAATGAAATGGCCAGCTTAGAGTCAAACCCTTCTGATCCCATATCATCCCCACACTCCACACAGCCACCAAGTCTTACAGAATCCATGCAGATGATGGACGAAATCTTATCAGACACAAATATGGATAAGGTAGAAAAGATTAATCGCTTGGAAGCTATTCTGTCGGCTGTCGCCCCCCTCAGTGGAGAGTTGGAGGATAAATTCTCACAAACAATGGAACAAACACTGCCATTGCTCAAAAACAAGGATTGGTCCAATCTAAGCCAAATTTTGAACTTAGGTGAGCCAGATAGGAAAAGCTGTAGCTGCAGCTGCAGATGCCATAATTCCAATACTTATGATGAAGTTAAGTGCAATGATCTCAATGAAACTAAGAAAACTGAGGTTGGATCGCAAACTCTTAGCACGGGGGACATTGTCATCACGCGTATTCACTTCAGGGAGGAGGACAAAGCCAACGAGAGGATCCTGGACGCGTCTCCTCTGAGCAAGAGGGTGGGCATCAACAACATGTCTTGA